In Schaalia sp. JY-X169, the following are encoded in one genomic region:
- a CDS encoding Rv3235 family protein: MHTPEPAKTIQVASSSEHPNRTAGPAPRTQVRGRPYARAIHIAPTQRRTGHPSDTTLAGLPSPEQWAQQIAVAVVDVIAGRKDPRSLQRWMTADVYGYLRASTSASTSASRGRGGSLPALAMTSRICPVSNETFEFAVTVWDQNRARAVAGRLVRLRDRWQLCELETH, translated from the coding sequence ATGCACACCCCAGAGCCAGCCAAGACCATCCAGGTAGCCAGTTCTTCAGAACACCCCAACCGCACTGCCGGTCCTGCTCCCAGAACGCAAGTCAGGGGTCGGCCCTATGCACGTGCCATTCACATAGCGCCAACCCAACGCAGAACCGGTCACCCGAGCGATACAACACTGGCCGGGCTGCCCAGCCCCGAACAGTGGGCTCAACAGATTGCTGTGGCTGTCGTTGACGTCATTGCCGGGAGGAAGGACCCTCGAAGTCTTCAACGGTGGATGACAGCGGACGTTTACGGATACCTTCGCGCCAGCACTAGTGCCAGTACCAGTGCTTCTCGGGGTCGAGGCGGCTCACTTCCGGCCCTGGCGATGACGTCACGCATTTGTCCGGTCTCAAATGAGACATTCGAGTTTGCGGTAACGGTGTGGGATCAGAACCGAGCAAGGGCAGTTGCCGGACGCCTGGTAAGGCTGCGAGATCGATGGCAGCTTTGCGAGCTCGAAACACACTAG
- a CDS encoding LysM peptidoglycan-binding domain-containing protein codes for MITSTDSQSPGMRDDRRGTVQRQARKALLRELAGLLVSFGAVAMALHLQGVGSAQFAYVTLVLAVLAEILFLWRSVWAALALVAVSRTLPGRLHLILGTAVATWGTRSARRSVAGIATTTALAGTLFSGAALADTGTTTDTTEYLWSSSTTTAEYVHPLDTALSGGVPSRTAASDSSPSASTDSVFPGSGEFEAARETEVASQPPAQRLEPASDLQQMPPSTPSLTATPPPISDTLSSRLSTKPSTRDMSTPVLLPSSNGDSVDLSTAYTVAEGDCLWDIAATMLGENASDSEIDALWRDIYDANELVIGSDPNHIEPGMILETIPLPASSSK; via the coding sequence GTGATTACATCAACCGATTCACAGTCCCCAGGAATGCGGGACGACCGCAGAGGAACCGTTCAACGGCAAGCACGTAAAGCCTTGCTTCGTGAGCTTGCTGGGCTCCTGGTGTCCTTCGGCGCAGTGGCCATGGCGCTTCACCTTCAAGGCGTCGGCTCAGCTCAGTTTGCTTACGTGACGCTCGTCCTCGCGGTTCTTGCTGAGATCCTCTTCCTCTGGCGCTCCGTCTGGGCCGCGCTTGCACTAGTGGCAGTGAGTAGAACGCTACCTGGGCGGCTTCACCTAATCTTGGGCACGGCTGTGGCAACTTGGGGGACACGGTCCGCACGTCGGTCGGTTGCGGGCATCGCCACGACCACGGCCCTGGCGGGCACCCTATTCTCCGGCGCTGCGCTAGCGGATACGGGAACCACCACAGACACTACCGAATACCTGTGGAGCTCTTCTACGACCACCGCAGAATACGTACACCCCCTTGACACTGCTCTTTCGGGTGGGGTTCCCTCTAGGACGGCAGCCTCCGACAGTTCACCTTCAGCGAGTACAGACAGTGTCTTCCCAGGCTCGGGAGAGTTCGAAGCGGCACGTGAAACTGAGGTTGCGTCTCAACCTCCGGCTCAGAGACTTGAGCCAGCTTCCGATCTTCAGCAGATGCCACCTTCCACACCGTCTTTGACCGCGACTCCCCCGCCAATCTCCGACACGCTGTCCTCCCGACTCTCGACAAAGCCTTCGACGCGAGACATGTCCACACCGGTACTGCTTCCAAGTTCAAATGGTGATTCCGTCGACCTATCCACGGCATACACGGTTGCAGAGGGGGACTGTTTATGGGACATTGCGGCAACAATGCTCGGTGAAAATGCTTCAGACTCTGAGATTGACGCACTTTGGAGGGACATTTATGACGCAAATGAACTTGTCATCGGATCCGACCCCAACCACATCGAACCAGGAATGATCTTGGAAACTATCCCTCTTCCCGCATCTTCGTCGAAGTAG